The following is a genomic window from Micromonospora cathayae.
CGCTGGGCCTGACCTCCGGCGGCAGCGGCAACTGCTCCTCCGGCGGCACCACGTACTTCCAGCCGGTCACCGAGGCGCTCAGCGTCTACGGCGTAGAGATCATCTGATCGTCCCACCACCACCCCCAGCGATGGCCGTCACCCCCAGGTGGCGGCCATCGCCGTGTCCGACGGTGGACGTCGGCCCGGCTACCGGCGTCGCGCCGACGGGCGCGTAGGGTGGTCGCGTGGAGCAGGAAGACCGGATCGCCCTTTTCCTCGACTACGAGAACCTCGCGCTGGGGGCCCGCGACCACCACGGCGGCAAGGCGTTCGACTTCCGGCCCATCGCCGACGCGCTCGCCGAGCGCGGCCGGGTGGTGGTGCGCCGGGCGTACGCCGACTGGTCGTACTTCGACGAGGACCGCCGGATGCTCACCCGCTCCCACGTGGAACTCATCGAGATCCCGCAGCGGATGGGCGCGTCCCGGAAGAACGCCGCCGACATCAAGATGGCCGTCGACGCGGTCGAGCTGGCCTTCGAACGCGGCTACATCTCGACGTTCGTGATCTGCACCGGCGACAGCGACTTCACCCCGCTCGTCCACAAGCTCCGCGAACTCAACAAGCGGGTCATCGGCGTCGGGGTGGAGAAGTCCACCTCGGCCCTGCTCCCGCCGGCCTGCGACGAGTTCCTCTACTACGACCGCCTCGAAGGGGTCGACATCCCGCCGGTCCGGGAACGGCGCGCCCGGCCGACCCGGCAGCCCAGCCCGGAGCCGCAGCCGGTGGAGCGGGCCACACCGTCCACCGAACCCGACGTCGAGACCGCCCCGGCGGGGGAGGAGCCGGCCCGGGACGTCGACACCCTCGCCGTGCTGGTCGCCCAGACCGTGGCCGGACTCCAGGGCAGCTCCAGCGGCGAGGTGACCGCCTCCACGTTGAAGCGCACCCTGCTGCGCAAGGACCCCACCTTCAGCGAGTCCGACTACGGGTTCCGTACCTTCGGCGAGCTGCTGCGGCACCTCGCCGCGCACAACGTCGTCGAGCTGGCCGAAGGGCCGGCCAAGGGCGACCCGGAGGTGTCCCTGCCCGAACACGGCGACCGGGAGGTGGCCTTCGGGCTGCTCCGCTCGGTGGTCCACGACCTGGCCGGTGACGACGGCACGGTGGCGCTGTCCGGGCTGAAGAACCAGCTCCGCCGGGCCCGCCCCGACTTCAGCGAGAAGAAGCTCGGCTACCGTAGCTTCCTCCAGTTCTGCCGGGCCGCCGCCACCGGCGGCGCGGTCGACCTGCGGTGGAGCCCGGACGCCGAGGACTACCTGCTCACCACCCGGACACCGCCCGGCTGACCTGATCCCGCACCCACCCCGCCGCCCACCTCGACCGCACCCACCGGCGACCCCGTCACGGGCAGGGCTTTCCGGTGGTGCCGCTGTGCCGCCCGATCACCTCCCGCTCGTCCGGGGTGTACGGTCGGTCGCTCAACCCGCACAGCCGCCTCATCCACTGCTCCGGGTCCAGCGGCAACGTACGGACCTGGGAGCCCTGGACGCTCGACAGGGTGCCGCCGGTCAACGACCACAGCGGCGCGTTCTCCGTCGACGCGACGGGCAGCGCCGCCAACAGCTTGCCGGTCCGTTCGTCCCACAGCTTGGCCCCGGGCGCGCCGGCGGAGCCCACCGTGACCAGCCCGCTGTCCCCGGTGAAGCCGAGCATGCTGTCGACCGGACCGGTGGGGATGATGCCGCCCCGGCTCCGGCCGCTGTCGACGTCCCACACCGTCACGTCGCCGTTGGACGACTGCACGGCCATCCGCGTGCCCTCCGGGTGGAACACCACCGCCCCCTGGTTGCGGGCGGCGCTCACCTCGAGCCGGACGACGACGTCGCGCCGGGGAACGCTCCACACCTCGACGTCCCCGCTGGGCTGCACGACGGCGACCTCGCCGGCCCGGCCGGGCCTCGGCTGCCGGCCGAGGTAGGCCAGCACGGCGGACCGGGCCAGCCCGTCGACGTCGGCCCGGACCGGCAGCGGCTCGTCGACCCGCGTGCCCGAGGCCACGTCCCACCGGGTGAGGACCCCCGCGTGCAGCACGACCACCCGACCGTCGGTGTCGAACAACACCGAGCTGGACCAGTCGTCGGCGCCGAAGGGCGGTGGTGGCGTACCGATGTCCGGCGGCACCGGGAGGGCGAGCCGGTGCGTGACCGCCAGACCGGGCAGGGCGTAGACCACCAGGGAACCGCTGTGCACCGCCGCGAGCCGGGTGCCGTCCGGGGAGAACGCCACCCACAGGCCGTTGTACATGACCTTGACGATGTCGGGGGGAGGCGGCGCGGAGGCACTGCCGAGCCGTTTCCGGGTCGCCACGTCGGTCAGCTCGATCCGGCCGCTCTCGCCGTCGACGGTCAGTTCGTACCGGCCGCGCGGGCCGGTCACCCGGACCGAACCCGGCGCGGCTGGCCGGGCCGGCCCGGAAGCCGCGAACGGGTCGGCCGCGCGGAGCCGGTAGCCCAGGTTCTTCCCACCCAGCAGGGTCACCGGACGGCCGTCGGGGCCGGACACGGCCACGGTCAGCCCGACCGATCCGGGCACCACCGGGCTGACCGGTGGCGCGGCGACCCGGTACACCCGGCCGGAGCGGAGGTCCACGATGGTCAGGTCCGTGTTGACGGCGTCGTCCGCGTGGCCCGCGAAGACCGCGTAGTCCGTGCCGACGTCCGCGTCCAGATAGGCCGAACACCGGACGCCCGGTGACACCGCCACCACCTCCCGGCCGGTCGCGGTGTCCAGCACCCGGAGCCGGTCGTCGTCGCACCGGGTGACCGCCGCACCGTACCGGACGATCGCGTCGCCCACCCCACCATCGACCGGGAAGGACCGCAGCCGCCGACCGGTCCGTAGGTCGTACAGGTGCGTCGGGCCGACGTGGGAGGAGACCACGAGGGTGCCCGGATCGGGGCCGAAGGAGACCTGTCCGGGGCGTTCACCGGCACCGATCGGGTTGACGATGGCGACCGGGGTTCCGCTGGCGGTGTCCCAGACCCGCAGGACCGAAGAATCACCGCTCGGCAGGGCCCAGCGCACCATGACCCGGCTGCCGTCGGCCGCGAAGCTCACCGAGGCGACCGTGAACTGGACGGCGGGATCCGGGTCCAGGGGCGTGTCGGCGAGGACCACCGGCCCACTGGTCCGTTCGACGTCCCAGAGCAGCACGCTGCCCCGGGCGTTGGCGTAGGCCAGGGTCCCGCCGGAGGGGCTCAGCGTCCAGGTGCCGCCGATGTCGGTGCGGCCCCCGGAGGGCAGGAACACCTCCCGGGGGTGGGGGCCGGCCATCCCGGTCCACACCGCCGGCCGGCCGGTCGCGTTCTCGAAGACCACCACGTCGCCGTCCCGGCTGGTCGCGATCCGCCGCAGGTCGCCGTCCCAGCTGTCCTGGTACACCGCGTCGACCGACTGGGTGGCCGCGTACCAGGAGAACAGCGCCCCGTACGCCTCGGCGGACCGGTCGTGGTGCCAGGCGGCCTGGGCCAGTTGCAGCGACATCCGCGGATCGACCTGCCGGGTCCGGTTGGCGTCGTCGGCCAGGGCCCGGGAAGCGGCGGTGCGCAGCCGGGCGTCGGCCTGCGCGGTCTGCCGGGCGGCGACCACCGCCAGCCCGGTCGCGGCCAGCGCCAGCACCGAGATCACCGCCACCACCGTCCACAGCACCCGGATCCGGCGCTGCTCCCGCGCCCGGCTCGACCGGAGGTAGGCGTGCTCGGCCGGGCTGATACCGGCCGGATGCTCGCGCCGCCACCGTTCGGCGGTCGCCAACGGCACACCGCGCAGCAGGCCGCCGGGGTCCCGGCCGTCGGCCTCCCACCGGGCCAGGTCGGCCCGCAGCTCCTCCTGCCAGGTACGGAAGTCGCGTTCCTCGGTCAGCCAGCCGTGCAACTCCGGCCAGTGGGCGATCAACGCCTGGTGGGCGAGGTCGGCGACCTCGGTGCCGTCGGTGCCCCGACCGACCACGACGAGCCGGCTGGCCACCAGCCGGGCCAGCACCTCACCCGACTCGTCCCCGAGGTGGGCCAGCCGGACCGGCCGGCGCAGGAAACCCCCGTCGGCCTCCGGTCGGGCCAACTGGACCAGGAGGCGGCGGGCCTCCGGTCGCCGCTCGGGCGGCAGGTGCCGGTACACGTCCTCGGCGTACCGGGCCAGCGCGCCGGACACGCCGCCGATCTCCTCGTACGCCCGGTGGGTGAGCGTGCCGGCGGTACGGCGTTCCCAGAGCCGGGCCAGGGTGAACTCGACCAGCGGCAGGTGACCGGGCGCGGTGCCGGCGTCGTCCAGGATCCGCTCGACCAGGCCGCTCTCGAAGTCGACGTCGGCGGCGGTGACCGCGGCCCGCAACTGTTCCCGGCTCATCGGGGGGACGAACACCACCCCGTCGGTGGCCTCGGCCGCTGTGTCGTCGGTGACCAGGGCGTCCAGAGTGCCGGACCGCATGGTCAGCGCGACCAGGATCCCCGGCCCGCCGGTGGGCCGGCGCGGGGTCGCCCGGACCAGCCGGTGCAGCAGCCGCCACAGCTCCCGGGCGTCGTCGGTGGGGAGTTCCTCGAACTGGTCCCCGAAGATCAGCAGCCCGCCGTCACCGGCCCGGTCGGCCAGCCGTCCGGCCAGCCACGGCAGGGTGTCGGTGACCGACGTGTCGAGCCGGTCGGCCAACGCCGTCGCCTCGTCGTGCCGGCGCAGCTCGCCGAGGTCCGGTTCGAGTACGCCGATGACGGCCCCGGCCAGCAACGCGGCGGGCCGGACCCCGGGCAGCGGCCGGAAGCCGGCGACCAGGGTGCCGCGTTCGCGTAGCCGGGGGATCAGTCCGGCGTAGACCAGGGACGACTTTCCGCTGCCGGACGGGCCGGCGAGGGTCAGCAGCGGGTGCTGCCGTACCTGTGCCAGCATCCGCTCGACCAGCGCCTCCCGACCACGGAAGTGGGTGGCGTGCTCCTCGAGGAAGGGCGCGAGTCCACGGTACGGGCAGGTCTCCGCCGGGTCGGGGGCGGCGATCTCCGGGTGGGCGTCGACGAGGGCCTGGGTCGGGATGAGGTACGACGTGGTGGTGTGGGCGGACCGTTCGGCGGCGACGACCATGCCGACCACCCCGCCGGAGGTCGGGCTCCACACCGGAGCGCCGCTGAACCCGGGGCCGATGGCCCGGCGGTGCGGCGGGGACTCCAGTTGCAGCCAGCCGGCCCCCTGCCGGGCGCGCAGTTCGGCCTCCACCCACACACCGAAGCCCTCCGGCAGGTCGGCGGGGAAGCCGAAGACCCGTACCTCGTCGCCCCAGGCCGGTTCGGTGCGGGTCAACCGGGCCGGTCGGGCGTCGGGTGGTGCCGGCCGGTCGAGCCGCAGGACGGCGCTGTCCCCGCTGCCGTCGGCCCGGCGCGGTTGCCAGCCGACCACCACGGCCCGCCGGCCGGCCCCGGTGTCGTCGTCCAGCAGCGGGAACTCGGCGGTCAGCGCGCCGGCCGGGGGTTCCGGGCCGGGGTGGCCGAGGGCGGCGGCGACCACGTGGGCGCAGGTGACGACGAGGTCGGCGGCGACCAGGAAGGCGGTACCGACCACCCGGCCGGACGGTCCCCGCAGCCGGACGAGCGCGGACGCCGGCACCGATCCATCGATCATGTCGCTCCCGGGCCGGGGCCGCTCCGTCCGTCGGAGCGGTCGATCCGGCGGGGATCCATGCTAGTCAACCACCGGGCCGGCGGGACGGTGGGACGGATGACCGACAGTGGACCTCAGACGGTGGCTCCGGAGGTGAGCAGCGAACCGGCGAGGGCGCACCAGATGACCAGGAAGACCACGTACATGATGGTGAAGACCCAGCCGACCACGATGCCGGCGGTGGCCAGCTCGACGCCCCGCTCCCCGGTCCGTTCGATCTCGCGCTTGGCCCGGTTTCCGAAGTAGATGCCCAGCGGCGGGAAGACCGCCACCCCGAAGACCAGCGACAGGATCGCGTACGTGTTCATCGGCGGGTACGCCGGATAGTACGGCGGGGGCGGCCCGTGCGGGGTGGCGGGCGGCTGCTTGTCGTCCATGGTGTCCTCCGGGTGACGGCTGCCTGCCAGTCTGGACGAGCCCCGCAAGTCGCCGACCACCCGGCGGACGGGCTCAGGCCGGCGGGCGGGAGCCTGCCGGCGGGTGGGGCCCGGTGCCGCAGCAGCCGTCGGCGCATCCGGTGACGACGGCGGTCGGGGTGGATGCCGGAGTGGGGGCGCAGCAGGTGTCGCCGCG
Proteins encoded in this region:
- a CDS encoding DUF4190 domain-containing protein, whose translation is MDDKQPPATPHGPPPPYYPAYPPMNTYAILSLVFGVAVFPPLGIYFGNRAKREIERTGERGVELATAGIVVGWVFTIMYVVFLVIWCALAGSLLTSGATV
- a CDS encoding trypsin-like peptidase domain-containing protein, translated to MIDGSVPASALVRLRGPSGRVVGTAFLVAADLVVTCAHVVAAALGHPGPEPPAGALTAEFPLLDDDTGAGRRAVVVGWQPRRADGSGDSAVLRLDRPAPPDARPARLTRTEPAWGDEVRVFGFPADLPEGFGVWVEAELRARQGAGWLQLESPPHRRAIGPGFSGAPVWSPTSGGVVGMVVAAERSAHTTTSYLIPTQALVDAHPEIAAPDPAETCPYRGLAPFLEEHATHFRGREALVERMLAQVRQHPLLTLAGPSGSGKSSLVYAGLIPRLRERGTLVAGFRPLPGVRPAALLAGAVIGVLEPDLGELRRHDEATALADRLDTSVTDTLPWLAGRLADRAGDGGLLIFGDQFEELPTDDARELWRLLHRLVRATPRRPTGGPGILVALTMRSGTLDALVTDDTAAEATDGVVFVPPMSREQLRAAVTAADVDFESGLVERILDDAGTAPGHLPLVEFTLARLWERRTAGTLTHRAYEEIGGVSGALARYAEDVYRHLPPERRPEARRLLVQLARPEADGGFLRRPVRLAHLGDESGEVLARLVASRLVVVGRGTDGTEVADLAHQALIAHWPELHGWLTEERDFRTWQEELRADLARWEADGRDPGGLLRGVPLATAERWRREHPAGISPAEHAYLRSSRAREQRRIRVLWTVVAVISVLALAATGLAVVAARQTAQADARLRTAASRALADDANRTRQVDPRMSLQLAQAAWHHDRSAEAYGALFSWYAATQSVDAVYQDSWDGDLRRIATSRDGDVVVFENATGRPAVWTGMAGPHPREVFLPSGGRTDIGGTWTLSPSGGTLAYANARGSVLLWDVERTSGPVVLADTPLDPDPAVQFTVASVSFAADGSRVMVRWALPSGDSSVLRVWDTASGTPVAIVNPIGAGERPGQVSFGPDPGTLVVSSHVGPTHLYDLRTGRRLRSFPVDGGVGDAIVRYGAAVTRCDDDRLRVLDTATGREVVAVSPGVRCSAYLDADVGTDYAVFAGHADDAVNTDLTIVDLRSGRVYRVAAPPVSPVVPGSVGLTVAVSGPDGRPVTLLGGKNLGYRLRAADPFAASGPARPAAPGSVRVTGPRGRYELTVDGESGRIELTDVATRKRLGSASAPPPPDIVKVMYNGLWVAFSPDGTRLAAVHSGSLVVYALPGLAVTHRLALPVPPDIGTPPPPFGADDWSSSVLFDTDGRVVVLHAGVLTRWDVASGTRVDEPLPVRADVDGLARSAVLAYLGRQPRPGRAGEVAVVQPSGDVEVWSVPRRDVVVRLEVSAARNQGAVVFHPEGTRMAVQSSNGDVTVWDVDSGRSRGGIIPTGPVDSMLGFTGDSGLVTVGSAGAPGAKLWDERTGKLLAALPVASTENAPLWSLTGGTLSSVQGSQVRTLPLDPEQWMRRLCGLSDRPYTPDEREVIGRHSGTTGKPCP
- a CDS encoding NYN domain-containing protein; this translates as MEQEDRIALFLDYENLALGARDHHGGKAFDFRPIADALAERGRVVVRRAYADWSYFDEDRRMLTRSHVELIEIPQRMGASRKNAADIKMAVDAVELAFERGYISTFVICTGDSDFTPLVHKLRELNKRVIGVGVEKSTSALLPPACDEFLYYDRLEGVDIPPVRERRARPTRQPSPEPQPVERATPSTEPDVETAPAGEEPARDVDTLAVLVAQTVAGLQGSSSGEVTASTLKRTLLRKDPTFSESDYGFRTFGELLRHLAAHNVVELAEGPAKGDPEVSLPEHGDREVAFGLLRSVVHDLAGDDGTVALSGLKNQLRRARPDFSEKKLGYRSFLQFCRAAATGGAVDLRWSPDAEDYLLTTRTPPG